A single window of Nitrospirota bacterium DNA harbors:
- a CDS encoding PAS domain S-box protein gives MPHRKISVAVTVIIAIAIVTTAYLYGLFLLIDSIASERWRGQLHKEQTILADQLSESLALPLWNFDTGQIGRIMESAMRNDNVFGVVVKTTGEQGRPFVRMRDAEWRIISAEREFPTKGLLVEERSIHFTREQIGIVDVIVTPKFIEAFLHENRILMTAILIPFELILALSLYLLLWRLVLKPLREVEVYAGSVSSGSVEAGIIPALRYQGELESLRSSINKMVAMLIARYRELQKETALRSTSEERLLATIENTPNVSVQWYDGDGRVLYWNRASERVFGWKADEALGRTPDHLMRSVEEAAGFLRLLRHIRITGQAHGPAEYDFRRRDGSEGICLSTTFAIPCEDGSGCFVCMDVDVTERKRAEEALKKSEEKFSKLFLSAPAGMSVSRLNDGRFVDVNQELERLLGYHREEIIGRTSFELGLWLDPEDRNNIVRLLETKGTVKDLELRVRTKEGSVLTHRYSAETIELEGESYILSAVVDITARKQAEQELAIYHDHLEELVKTRTAELAIAKERAESADRLKSAFLATMSHELRTPLNSIIGFTGILLQGLAGPLNEEQKKQLGMVRESSSHLLALINDVLDISKIEAGQLQVVKEPFDLREVIEKAAQTVRPMAENKGLALEVVLAPDVGTITSDRRRMEQALLNIISNAVKFTEKGGISIACETNSRELTISVKDTGIGIKPDEMGRLFKPFQQLQSGIGRQYEGTGLGLSISKRLVELMGGTMSVKSQWGQGSTFTITLPLPVV, from the coding sequence ATGCCCCATCGAAAAATATCCGTTGCCGTGACCGTGATCATCGCCATCGCGATCGTGACGACGGCATATCTGTACGGGCTGTTCCTCCTGATCGACAGTATAGCAAGCGAGAGGTGGCGGGGCCAGCTGCATAAGGAGCAGACCATTCTCGCAGATCAGTTGTCGGAGAGTCTCGCGCTCCCCCTGTGGAACTTCGACACCGGCCAGATAGGCAGGATCATGGAAAGCGCGATGAGGAATGACAATGTCTTCGGTGTTGTCGTCAAGACAACCGGCGAGCAGGGCAGACCGTTCGTTCGCATGCGAGACGCAGAGTGGCGGATCATCAGCGCGGAGCGGGAGTTCCCGACAAAGGGGCTGCTTGTGGAAGAACGCAGCATACACTTTACCCGCGAACAGATCGGCATTGTTGACGTGATCGTCACGCCGAAATTCATAGAGGCTTTCCTGCATGAGAACCGGATCCTGATGACCGCAATATTAATCCCCTTCGAACTGATCCTGGCCCTGAGCCTCTATCTGCTGCTCTGGCGCCTGGTGCTGAAACCCCTGAGAGAGGTAGAGGTCTATGCCGGGTCGGTAAGCTCCGGCAGCGTCGAGGCCGGAATCATCCCCGCCTTGCGATACCAGGGCGAACTGGAGAGCCTGCGGTCTTCGATCAATAAAATGGTCGCTATGCTCATTGCGCGCTACCGGGAGCTCCAGAAAGAGACGGCGCTTCGAAGCACAAGCGAAGAGCGGCTGCTGGCCACGATCGAAAACACGCCGAATGTGTCCGTGCAATGGTATGACGGGGATGGGCGCGTGCTGTACTGGAACCGTGCGTCGGAACGCGTCTTCGGCTGGAAGGCGGATGAGGCCCTGGGCAGGACCCCGGACCATCTCATGCGCTCCGTGGAAGAAGCTGCGGGATTTCTCCGGCTGCTCAGGCATATCAGGATCACCGGCCAGGCGCATGGCCCCGCCGAATACGACTTCCGGCGGCGCGACGGATCGGAGGGCATCTGCCTCTCGACCACCTTCGCGATCCCCTGCGAGGATGGCTCGGGATGCTTCGTCTGCATGGACGTGGACGTGACGGAGCGGAAGCGTGCGGAAGAGGCGCTCAAAAAATCAGAAGAGAAGTTCTCCAAGCTCTTTCTGTCGGCACCCGCCGGAATGTCCGTCAGCCGGCTGAACGACGGCCGGTTTGTTGACGTGAATCAGGAGCTTGAGCGGTTGCTGGGATACCACCGGGAGGAAATCATCGGGCGCACGTCGTTCGAGCTCGGACTATGGCTTGATCCGGAGGATCGAAATAATATCGTCCGTCTCCTGGAGACGAAAGGAACGGTGAAAGATCTGGAGCTGCGGGTACGTACGAAAGAAGGGTCAGTGCTTACGCATCGGTACTCCGCCGAGACAATAGAACTTGAGGGAGAATCGTACATCCTTTCCGCGGTCGTTGATATCACGGCGCGCAAGCAAGCGGAGCAGGAACTCGCCATCTACCATGACCACCTCGAAGAACTCGTAAAAACGCGGACGGCAGAACTGGCAATCGCCAAGGAACGGGCGGAGTCGGCGGACCGGTTGAAGTCTGCTTTTCTTGCCACGATGTCCCATGAGCTCAGGACCCCGCTCAACTCGATCATAGGATTCACGGGCATTCTCCTGCAGGGGCTGGCGGGCCCTCTGAATGAGGAGCAGAAAAAGCAGCTGGGCATGGTGCGCGAAAGTTCGAGCCACCTGCTCGCCCTGATCAATGACGTTCTGGACATCTCGAAAATCGAAGCCGGACAGCTGCAGGTCGTAAAGGAGCCCTTTGATCTGCGGGAGGTGATCGAAAAAGCAGCGCAGACCGTGAGACCCATGGCCGAGAACAAAGGCCTTGCCCTGGAAGTGGTCCTTGCTCCGGACGTGGGCACGATCACCAGTGATCGAAGGCGGATGGAGCAGGCCCTGCTGAACATCATAAGCAATGCCGTCAAGTTTACCGAGAAGGGCGGCATCAGCATTGCCTGTGAGACAAACAGCAGGGAGCTGACCATCAGCGTCAAGGACACGGGCATCGGCATCAAGCCCGATGAGATGGGCAGGCTCTTCAAACCGTTTCAGCAGCTCCAGAGCGGAATCGGGCGGCAATATGAAGGCACGGGCCTGGGTCTTTCGATCAGCAAGAGGCTCGTAGAGCTCATGGGCGGCACGATGAGCGTGAAAAGTCAGTGGGGACAAGGCAGCACGTTCACCATTACCCTGCCTTTACCTGTGGTATAG
- a CDS encoding FixH family protein, which translates to MRKMVLFVLAAAVSLVVLGACSKGYESQKNTGGIIITLKSDRYPLVLGDNTMTVKVADAAGKVVTDARVEVRFYMPPMPGMAPMETTTAAAPSGDKYAFTANAAMAGGWKADVTVTPPSKPGVSTTFNLDAR; encoded by the coding sequence ATGAGGAAGATGGTATTATTTGTTCTGGCTGCGGCAGTGTCACTCGTTGTTCTCGGTGCATGCTCCAAGGGATACGAATCCCAGAAGAATACGGGTGGGATCATTATTACGCTGAAGTCAGACCGCTACCCGCTCGTTCTGGGCGATAACACGATGACGGTGAAAGTGGCCGATGCGGCCGGAAAGGTGGTTACGGACGCCAGAGTGGAGGTCCGTTTCTACATGCCGCCGATGCCCGGCATGGCGCCGATGGAAACAACCACAGCGGCCGCGCCGAGCGGTGACAAGTACGCATTCACGGCAAACGCCGCCATGGCAGGCGGGTGGAAGGCCGATGTGACGGTGACCCCTCCGTCAAAGCCGGGGGTCTCCACGACGTTTAACCTGGATGCCCGGTAG
- a CDS encoding tetratricopeptide repeat protein, whose translation MIHKMRIRWITIALMLLLSQSSVTYAQERYYLLGKEQLQFKLAADSFEEVKTPKDWEEMFDFDGMRYQVKKKAIIDSSDVEGIAIDSFTYGSKEEYSLTIYFKKDSWDRVYDSTKGTIGKRLAVIRNNKLFSVPLVRDAIDASTGISGGIDSTKLKTFINGLTPAESPDKSTRGKEYISWLEHRQASNKNDLALASKLANLYFVGGTKDYAKAAQLFELILQKDPSKADTYSNLGTCYAALGKTDKAIEMYTKAIAAQPQSEWAFRSYLAELYFSKGDKPKAIEEMSKSIALMKNASMPGSEGAIKSLERRLNEMKK comes from the coding sequence ATGATTCATAAAATGCGGATTCGATGGATAACTATCGCTTTAATGCTCTTACTAAGCCAAAGCTCGGTTACCTATGCACAGGAGAGATACTACCTGCTCGGCAAAGAGCAACTTCAATTTAAACTCGCAGCTGATTCCTTCGAAGAGGTGAAAACGCCGAAAGATTGGGAAGAAATGTTTGATTTTGATGGCATGAGATATCAAGTTAAAAAGAAAGCGATAATTGATTCGAGCGACGTTGAAGGTATCGCTATTGACTCTTTCACATATGGTTCAAAAGAAGAATACTCGCTGACAATCTATTTTAAAAAAGACTCTTGGGATCGAGTTTATGATTCGACAAAAGGCACCATTGGTAAAAGGCTTGCCGTAATCAGAAATAACAAGCTTTTCAGTGTTCCGCTTGTCCGTGATGCGATTGACGCTTCTACAGGTATAAGCGGTGGTATCGATTCAACAAAACTTAAGACATTTATTAATGGATTAACGCCAGCTGAATCGCCAGATAAGAGTACACGTGGCAAAGAGTATATATCGTGGCTTGAGCATCGCCAAGCAAGCAACAAAAATGATCTCGCCCTTGCATCGAAACTTGCAAACTTATATTTTGTCGGCGGAACAAAAGACTATGCAAAGGCAGCACAATTGTTCGAACTGATTCTTCAAAAAGATCCTTCAAAAGCTGATACGTATTCGAATTTGGGCACTTGTTACGCTGCTCTCGGCAAGACGGACAAAGCAATCGAAATGTACACAAAAGCCATAGCAGCCCAGCCCCAAAGCGAGTGGGCGTTCAGAAGCTACTTGGCAGAACTCTATTTCAGTAAAGGCGACAAGCCTAAGGCAATAGAAGAAATGAGCAAAAGCATTGCTTTAATGAAAAATGCTTCTATGCCTGGTTCAGAAGGTGCCATAAAGAGTTTGGAGCGCCGACTTAATGAGATGAAGAAATAG
- a CDS encoding FAD-dependent oxidoreductase, producing MSNPVVIVGGGFGGLEAAFTLKGVLGPSAEITLIDRSPYHAFIPSIHLIVSRRAGADAIRIPLRAVLGPAGVRFMQDEVLSVDAERGQVVTAAGGGLAYDHLLLASGATNNFFDVPGAEAYSCRFRTTEDAERIQAALLKILGDTRPGRIVVAGAGTEGVEVIGEVLDLIRDEGRERALADGGVALTLIEGKGRLLPNFPAEVHDRVEEYLRLRGVTLIAGDAIAEVRQDSVVLASGQRHEASILIWSGGIQPSKLIRDLPFDKDPWGWLKVNGYLQIPEDERISGIGDAVSVYVDDGPLALQRLAYHAQDQARVAALNIASRIRGGKPVIYEPKSRPQLISLGRDMGIMTADDKVLTGRWVISAKAAVERKHLMTCLARPVTSAIWARIPGAGVLQRLRTRLPV from the coding sequence ATGTCAAACCCTGTTGTCATTGTCGGAGGCGGGTTCGGGGGCCTCGAGGCGGCATTTACGCTCAAGGGCGTTCTCGGACCATCGGCCGAGATCACGCTGATTGACCGGAGCCCGTACCATGCCTTCATTCCCTCGATCCATCTGATCGTATCGCGCCGGGCGGGGGCGGACGCGATCCGCATCCCGCTCAGGGCCGTGCTCGGGCCGGCGGGCGTGCGGTTCATGCAGGACGAGGTCCTTTCCGTGGACGCCGAGCGCGGGCAGGTCGTTACCGCGGCGGGAGGCGGCCTGGCCTACGATCATCTCCTGCTGGCGTCCGGAGCGACGAACAACTTCTTCGACGTCCCGGGAGCGGAAGCGTACTCCTGCCGGTTCCGGACAACCGAGGACGCCGAGCGCATCCAGGCAGCGCTGCTGAAGATACTCGGCGATACCCGGCCGGGCCGGATCGTGGTTGCGGGCGCAGGCACCGAAGGGGTCGAGGTGATCGGAGAGGTGCTTGACCTCATCAGGGACGAGGGTCGGGAAAGGGCTCTGGCGGACGGCGGCGTGGCCCTGACCCTGATCGAGGGAAAGGGCCGGCTCCTTCCCAATTTCCCCGCGGAGGTCCATGACCGTGTCGAGGAGTATCTCCGGCTGCGGGGAGTGACCCTGATCGCGGGCGATGCCATTGCCGAGGTCCGGCAGGACAGCGTCGTGCTGGCGTCGGGGCAGAGGCACGAGGCATCGATCCTGATCTGGTCCGGGGGGATCCAGCCCTCGAAGCTGATCCGCGATCTGCCCTTTGACAAGGATCCCTGGGGATGGCTCAAGGTGAACGGATATTTACAGATTCCCGAAGATGAACGGATCTCCGGGATCGGAGACGCCGTCAGCGTGTACGTTGATGACGGACCGCTGGCACTGCAGAGGCTCGCGTACCATGCCCAGGACCAGGCGCGGGTAGCCGCGCTCAACATAGCCTCGCGGATCAGGGGCGGGAAACCCGTGATCTATGAACCGAAGAGCAGGCCGCAGCTGATCTCCCTCGGGAGGGACATGGGCATCATGACGGCCGACGACAAGGTCCTTACCGGGCGCTGGGTTATTTCCGCCAAGGCCGCCGTTGAGCGGAAGCACCTCATGACCTGCCTCGCGAGGCCGGTCACCTCGGCCATCTGGGCGCGGATACCGGGAGCGGGGGTCCTGCAGCGGCTCAGGACCAGGCTGCCGGTCTGA
- a CDS encoding response regulator has product MTMILLVDDNRQSRYMLEVLLKAQGYEVALADHGAEALTLAVKHPPDLIITDILMPVMDGFALCRKWKADDRLRSIPFIFYTATYTEPQDERFALSLGAERFIIKPQQPEVLAQVVRDLLHDFQKGTLAPAEKPLGEEMEFFRRYNEVLFSKLEQKMIQLETANRRLERDVAERMHSVEALHQEQAFTDLVIDSLPGVFYICDEQGRLVRWNNNEKEVTGYSLEELMQMNVLQLFQGDRDLVASRIREVLETGRATVEASIVTKSGMAVPFLLTGLRMVTGGKRFIVGVGIDISERRHLEQQLRQAHKMEAVGLLAGGVAHDFNNILTAIIGYGNLAKMKLSADDPVLHYIDQILLSSDRAASLTNSLLAFSRKQIINPVPVNVNEIIFRIGKLLTRLIGEDIELKMDLEGRDLIILADIGQIEQVLMNLATNARDAMVIGGTMTIKTEQVILDQDFIKMHGYGNQGRYALLSVTDTGMGMDETTRTRIFEPFFTTKEVGKGTGLGLSMVYGIVKQHEGYITVASKRGIGTTFKIYLPLVQTQAQDLDVTEPLEARRGTETVLVAEDDDAVRNLVITLLTESGYTVISSSDGEQAVEAFLKNKDRIRLLILDLIMPRKNGKEAFEAIREIRPDIKVLFMSGYAADIFERRNIPEEGLNLLAKPISPTLFLSRVRETLDS; this is encoded by the coding sequence ATGACGATGATCCTGCTCGTGGACGACAACAGGCAAAGCCGCTATATGCTGGAAGTCCTTCTGAAGGCGCAGGGCTATGAAGTGGCGCTGGCGGACCATGGGGCTGAAGCGCTCACGCTTGCAGTAAAACATCCTCCCGATCTGATCATAACGGACATTCTGATGCCGGTCATGGACGGTTTTGCCCTGTGCCGGAAGTGGAAAGCGGACGACCGCCTGAGGAGCATCCCTTTCATCTTCTATACGGCCACCTATACAGAACCCCAGGACGAGCGATTCGCCCTCAGCCTCGGCGCCGAACGGTTCATCATCAAACCGCAGCAGCCGGAGGTGCTGGCACAGGTCGTGCGGGACCTCCTGCATGATTTTCAAAAGGGAACGCTGGCCCCCGCCGAGAAACCCCTGGGCGAAGAAATGGAGTTCTTCCGCCGGTACAACGAGGTGCTGTTCAGCAAGCTCGAACAAAAGATGATACAGCTCGAAACTGCCAACAGAAGGCTGGAACGCGACGTTGCCGAGCGCATGCACTCGGTGGAGGCCCTGCACCAGGAGCAGGCATTTACCGACCTGGTCATCGACAGCCTTCCCGGTGTCTTCTACATCTGCGATGAACAGGGACGGCTGGTGCGCTGGAACAACAATGAAAAAGAGGTGACCGGCTATTCACTCGAGGAACTCATGCAGATGAACGTGCTGCAGCTGTTCCAGGGCGACCGTGACCTGGTGGCAAGCAGGATACGCGAAGTTCTGGAGACCGGCCGGGCCACCGTAGAGGCTTCCATCGTTACCAAAAGCGGCATGGCCGTACCATTCCTGCTCACAGGTTTGAGGATGGTCACGGGAGGCAAGAGGTTCATCGTTGGCGTGGGCATCGATATATCAGAGCGAAGGCACCTGGAGCAGCAGCTCCGCCAGGCGCACAAGATGGAGGCCGTGGGGCTGCTTGCGGGCGGGGTGGCTCACGATTTCAACAACATCCTCACGGCCATCATCGGTTACGGGAACCTGGCTAAAATGAAGCTCTCCGCCGACGATCCGGTCCTCCATTATATTGACCAGATTCTCCTTTCATCGGACCGCGCCGCCAGTCTCACGAACAGCCTCCTCGCCTTCAGCAGGAAGCAGATCATCAATCCCGTGCCGGTGAACGTGAACGAGATCATTTTCAGGATCGGCAAACTCCTGACGCGGCTGATCGGCGAAGACATCGAGCTGAAGATGGATCTCGAAGGCCGCGACCTGATCATTCTGGCAGACATCGGCCAGATCGAACAGGTCCTGATGAACCTCGCGACGAACGCACGGGACGCCATGGTCATCGGAGGCACCATGACCATTAAAACGGAACAGGTCATCCTGGATCAGGATTTCATCAAAATGCACGGCTATGGAAACCAGGGAAGGTACGCGCTGCTCTCGGTGACCGACACCGGCATGGGCATGGATGAAACGACGCGGACGAGGATCTTCGAGCCTTTTTTCACGACGAAAGAGGTCGGGAAGGGCACGGGGCTCGGCCTTTCCATGGTCTATGGCATCGTCAAGCAGCACGAAGGATATATCACCGTCGCCAGTAAACGGGGCATCGGCACAACGTTCAAGATATATCTTCCTCTCGTACAGACACAGGCGCAGGACCTCGACGTGACGGAACCGCTCGAAGCCCGCAGGGGCACCGAGACCGTGCTCGTTGCCGAGGATGACGACGCGGTGAGAAACCTGGTCATCACGCTTCTCACGGAATCCGGCTACACGGTCATCAGTTCTTCGGACGGTGAGCAGGCGGTGGAGGCCTTTCTGAAGAACAAGGACCGCATCCGTTTGCTCATTCTGGACCTGATCATGCCGAGAAAGAACGGCAAGGAGGCTTTTGAAGCGATACGGGAAATCCGGCCGGACATAAAGGTGCTCTTCATGAGCGGCTATGCTGCGGATATTTTTGAGAGGAGAAATATACCGGAAGAGGGTTTGAACCTGCTGGCGAAGCCGATATCACCCACGCTCTTCCTGAGCAGGGTGAGAGAGACGCTGGATAGTTGA
- the msrA gene encoding peptide-methionine (S)-S-oxide reductase MsrA translates to MVTQAGAGASPHLEKATFAGGCFWCMTPPFEKLDGVTAVISGYTGGHTVNPTYEDVTSETTGHMESVEITYDPSKVSYEKLLDVFWRQINPTDAGGSFVDRGPSYKSAIFYHNEEQKKLAEKSKKELERSGRFDKPIVTEILPAGPFYRAEEYHQDYWKKNPVRYKFYRYNSGRDQYIAKVWGKEDTMNAMHTAAAGETAMAGFTKPSPEELKKKLTPMQFNVTQQEGTEPPFNNAYWDNHKAGIYVDIVSGEPLFSSLDKYDSGTGWPSFTKPLEPGNIMTKEDRTWYLATRTEVRSRLADSHLGHVFNDGPKPTGLRYCMNSASLRFIPKEDLVKDGYGKYVKLFEK, encoded by the coding sequence ATGGTGACCCAGGCAGGCGCGGGCGCCTCGCCGCACCTTGAAAAGGCCACGTTCGCGGGAGGGTGTTTCTGGTGCATGACCCCGCCCTTCGAGAAGCTGGACGGCGTGACAGCAGTCATCTCCGGTTATACGGGGGGCCACACGGTCAATCCCACGTACGAGGACGTCACCTCGGAGACCACGGGCCATATGGAGTCCGTGGAGATCACCTACGATCCCTCGAAAGTGAGCTACGAGAAGCTCCTCGATGTCTTCTGGCGGCAGATCAACCCCACGGACGCCGGCGGGTCGTTCGTGGACCGCGGACCGTCGTACAAGTCCGCCATCTTCTATCACAATGAGGAGCAGAAGAAACTGGCTGAGAAATCGAAGAAGGAACTGGAACGGTCGGGTCGTTTTGACAAACCCATCGTGACCGAGATACTTCCTGCCGGCCCCTTCTACCGGGCGGAGGAGTACCACCAGGACTACTGGAAGAAGAACCCGGTCCGGTACAAATTCTACCGGTATAATTCGGGCCGCGACCAGTACATCGCAAAGGTATGGGGCAAGGAGGATACCATGAATGCCATGCATACGGCAGCGGCCGGGGAAACCGCAATGGCCGGCTTTACGAAACCGTCCCCGGAGGAGCTGAAAAAGAAGCTGACTCCCATGCAGTTCAACGTGACGCAGCAGGAGGGAACCGAGCCTCCGTTCAACAATGCCTATTGGGACAACCACAAGGCCGGCATCTACGTTGACATCGTATCGGGCGAGCCCCTGTTCAGCTCTCTCGATAAATACGATTCCGGCACAGGATGGCCGAGCTTTACGAAGCCGCTCGAGCCGGGAAATATCATGACCAAGGAGGACCGGACGTGGTACCTCGCGACAAGGACCGAGGTGCGGAGCAGGCTTGCCGACTCGCACCTGGGGCATGTCTTCAATGACGGACCCAAGCCCACGGGCCTCCGCTACTGCATGAACTCAGCGTCGCTCAGGTTCATTCCGAAGGAGGACCTGGTAAAGGACGGGTATGGGAAATACGTGAAGCTCTTCGAGAAGTGA
- the cls gene encoding cardiolipin synthase: MKIIKPFLLFFLLVSILGFSNGCGTLPNVSEKIDEAPTAPEPHQIVSSKGLLSLEKSRAIMERLKSSVNPTDILERHEAVVESVTESPLTKGNKVTLLADGQATYAAMFKAIQNAKDHINFESYIIEGDTAGHKFSDLLLQKQAEGVQVNLIYDSIGSFSTPTVFFQRLRDNGIQVVEFNPINPLKAHGHWQQAEQDHRKILIIDGKVAIAGGINISSDYSSSPSMRKEIEGAPLPWRDTDVQIEGPGAAEFQKLFIDTWEKQKGPKLSERTYFPQQKEPGNALVRVVGSTPGQSNRITFIVYVSAITFAQHSIHLANAYFIPDDQILDALTDAARRGVDVKIIVPSKTDSNLALHAQRYNYSELLKAGVKIYERRNAVLHAKTAVIDGVWSTVGSTNMDYLSFLRDDEVNAIILNHEFAIEMEKMFARDLAESNQIRWEEWKKRPVFPRISDWFAHVFSHWM, from the coding sequence ATGAAGATAATAAAACCTTTCCTATTGTTCTTTCTGCTTGTATCCATCCTGGGCTTCAGCAATGGATGTGGAACCTTGCCGAACGTCTCCGAAAAGATTGATGAAGCGCCGACGGCACCGGAACCTCATCAAATCGTTTCGTCCAAAGGGCTTTTATCTCTCGAAAAAAGCAGGGCTATCATGGAACGTCTGAAGAGCTCGGTCAACCCGACGGACATTCTGGAACGCCACGAAGCGGTGGTGGAATCGGTCACGGAAAGCCCGCTGACGAAGGGGAATAAAGTCACTCTACTTGCCGATGGTCAGGCTACCTACGCCGCAATGTTCAAAGCAATACAGAATGCCAAAGACCATATCAACTTTGAAAGCTATATCATTGAAGGTGATACGGCAGGCCACAAATTTTCCGATCTGTTGCTGCAAAAACAGGCGGAAGGTGTACAGGTAAATCTCATTTATGACAGCATAGGCAGTTTCAGTACCCCTACTGTCTTTTTTCAGCGCTTGCGGGACAACGGAATACAGGTGGTAGAATTCAATCCAATAAATCCGTTGAAGGCCCACGGGCACTGGCAACAGGCAGAGCAGGACCACCGCAAGATCTTGATCATTGACGGCAAAGTCGCCATTGCTGGGGGTATCAATATCAGCTCGGATTATTCAAGTAGCCCTTCCATGAGAAAAGAAATCGAAGGAGCGCCACTGCCCTGGCGTGATACCGACGTCCAAATTGAGGGCCCTGGGGCGGCTGAATTCCAAAAACTCTTTATTGACACCTGGGAGAAGCAGAAGGGCCCGAAACTCTCTGAACGGACCTATTTCCCGCAACAGAAAGAACCGGGGAATGCCCTGGTGCGGGTGGTCGGCAGCACGCCGGGCCAGAGCAACAGAATCACTTTTATCGTATACGTGTCAGCCATCACTTTCGCACAGCATTCGATCCATCTGGCGAATGCCTATTTTATCCCCGACGACCAGATACTGGATGCCCTCACTGATGCTGCCAGGCGCGGCGTTGACGTAAAGATTATAGTTCCTTCAAAAACCGATTCGAACCTGGCCTTACATGCACAGCGGTATAATTATTCCGAGCTTTTGAAAGCGGGGGTGAAGATATACGAACGTCGCAACGCGGTGCTGCACGCGAAAACTGCGGTGATTGATGGCGTCTGGTCGACAGTCGGTTCTACCAACATGGACTACTTGAGCTTCTTGAGAGATGACGAGGTGAATGCGATTATCCTGAATCACGAGTTTGCAATCGAAATGGAGAAGATGTTTGCCAGGGACCTTGCGGAGTCCAACCAGATTCGATGGGAAGAGTGGAAGAAAAGACCCGTGTTCCCACGGATCAGCGACTGGTTTGCGCACGTATTTTCTCATTGGATGTAA
- a CDS encoding response regulator, with translation MRKKILYIEDNEQNLYLVTFLLTKHGYEVLSARDGQTGIEEAANTKPDLILLDIQLPFMDGYAVARSLRSNRDLALVPIVAVTSYAMVGDREKALESGCTGYIEKPIDPDTFVAQVERYLS, from the coding sequence CTGCGAAAAAAAATCCTCTATATCGAGGATAATGAACAGAATCTCTACCTTGTAACGTTTTTACTCACGAAGCACGGATACGAAGTGCTCTCTGCACGGGACGGCCAGACGGGCATCGAAGAAGCTGCGAACACGAAGCCGGATCTTATCCTCCTGGACATTCAGCTGCCCTTCATGGACGGATATGCGGTTGCACGTTCGCTCAGGAGCAATCGCGACCTGGCTCTGGTTCCTATTGTAGCCGTTACGTCCTATGCCATGGTCGGCGACCGCGAAAAGGCCCTGGAGTCGGGATGCACCGGCTATATCGAGAAACCGATCGATCCTGACACTTTCGTGGCGCAAGTCGAGCGCTACCTTTCATGA
- a CDS encoding polymer-forming cytoskeletal protein, which translates to MLKQEEMIEIKVAEKNTVVSADKTAEQGINMICKGSKVTGNMVVNQDLQMNGDIEGNITAANNASIFVRGTCKGNIDAKGGSVEIDGEMSGGNISAGGYVKITGKFLGGKIQAKDKIHINGEFTGSLESNEVELGAAARGKGEILYKETLCIQKGAKMEGKVTRAEAERAPGQERKEEPKQKKGFFSSDEPKRKGFYAS; encoded by the coding sequence ATGCTAAAACAGGAAGAGATGATCGAGATCAAGGTTGCGGAGAAGAATACCGTGGTCAGTGCAGACAAAACCGCCGAGCAGGGAATTAATATGATATGCAAGGGAAGCAAGGTTACCGGCAACATGGTCGTCAACCAGGACCTGCAGATGAACGGCGACATCGAGGGGAATATCACTGCCGCGAACAACGCAAGCATCTTCGTCAGAGGCACGTGCAAGGGGAACATCGATGCCAAGGGCGGCAGCGTCGAGATCGACGGCGAAATGAGCGGAGGGAACATCAGCGCCGGAGGGTACGTGAAGATAACCGGCAAGTTTCTCGGCGGCAAGATCCAGGCAAAAGACAAGATCCACATCAACGGTGAGTTCACCGGCAGCCTTGAGAGCAACGAGGTGGAGCTCGGTGCCGCCGCGCGAGGCAAGGGGGAGATTCTGTACAAGGAGACGCTCTGCATTCAAAAGGGAGCGAAAATGGAAGGCAAGGTCACTCGCGCCGAAGCGGAACGGGCGCCCGGGCAGGAACGAAAAGAGGAGCCGAAGCAGAAGAAGGGTTTCTTCTCGTCTGACGAGCCGAAGAGGAAAGGTTTCTACGCGTCTTAG